The window gtagctcagagATTAGATgcaatgctgggctgcagtgtggaaggcagtgtgcttgagtagctcagtggttagagaaagtgctgggctgcagtgtggaaggcagtgtgtttgagtagctcagtggttagagaaagtgctgggctgcagtgtggaaggcagtgggtttgagtagctcagtggttagagaaagtgctgggctgcagtgtggaaggcagtgtgtttgagtagctcagtggttagagaaagcgctgggctgcagtgtggaaggcagtgtgtttgagtagctcagtgttagttagaaagcgctgggctgcagtgtggaaggcagtgggtttgagtagctcagtggttagagaaagcgctgggctgcagtgtggaaggcagtgtgtttgagtagctcagtggttagagaaagcgctgggctgcagtgtggaaggcagtgtgtttgagtagctcagtggttagagtgctgggctgcagtgggaaGGCTGTGTGTTTGAGAAGGCAGTGTGGaagtttgagtagctcagtggttagagggccgggttgcagtgtggaaggcagtgtgtttgaggagctcagtaattagagtgctgggctgcagtgtggaaggcagtgtgtttgagtagctcagtggttagagaaagcgctgggctgcagtgtggaaggcagtgtgtttgagtagctcagtggttagagggccgggctgcagtgtggaaggcagtgtgtttgaggagctcagtggttagagaaagcgctgggctgcagtgtggaaggcagtgtgtttgagtagctcagtggttagagagccgggctgcagtgtggaaggcagtgcgtttgagaagctcagtaattagagtgctgggctgcagtgtggaaggcagtgtgtttgaggagctctgTGATAAACAATGAAACAAGGATCTACGTGCTGGCCTTGCACAAAGGGTGGGGAGTCTTACGCATCAGGGTGTTCAAGCCCCTCCTACAAGGCGAGCCTCGATGAATCCTGGGACGTCCTTCTGAAAAGCACCCCCCATCTCAGATTAAACACCCTGGACTTCTCTGACCTTTGGGAAGACGAAGATCCAGGACTGGACAGCAATGAGGACGGGGACGTGGCCTCAGAAGTGTTTGCATCACCGGTGGGTTGGGCTAACCCTACGGCCCCGCCTCCTCCACCacttccccctccccctccccctccctgccCAATGACAGCTGCCAAGGACTCTGGAGCCACACCCACAAAAGGGCGGACGCTACGCTTGTACTGGAATGAACTGTGTGACTTGCCCACGCTCCCCAAAGTGAGCCGTTTCGGCAAACAGACCATCTGGGCCACGCTGGAACCAGTTAACGTTGACACCAACCAACTGCAGCATCTCTTTGAGTCCAAATCAGGAGGGCTGGCAGCCTTTAAGGTGAGCGACAAAGGTGGTAACCGGCTCAGTGAGTGTTATAGTGTATGACGAACACAGATAACAATATGAAAGAACAGCTTGGCTTAGCTTGGGGTacatctctctatctctctctccctctctctttctcacagTGTAAAGCCTCTACTGGGCAGAAGCAGCTGAACGTGCTGGAATTGAAAAGGAGCAACATTATCAACATCACCCTGAGCAGCCTGCCTCCTCCTCACATCATTAGAGAGGCCGTTGTCAATATGGACCAGAGTGTGTTGGACAGAGAGGATCTGCAGGTGAGCGAGGCAGCCTCACTCTTCATCTGTCCCTGTCGCTGTTCCCTGGAACCTGGAGTTGGCCATTAtcactccattcattgatgggctcttaattcaagttgcaaatgatATCAGATTAATTATTGCCCCCTCCCAATCTAGTTGATGAAACAAGGGACGCATGCTATGAGTTTCCAGTCCCCTTGCTTTTTAAAGCAGACGTGTGGCCCTGCTCTCTGCTGTCCCTGCAGAAGCTGGTGTCTCTCATCCCCACTGAGGAGGAGCTGCTGCTAATCAAAGAGGCCCAGAAGAAGAACCCCTCCCTGCCGCTGGGCTCAGCCGAGCAGAGTCTCCTCACCCTGGGCTCTGTGCAGCACCTTAGTGCCAGGCTTGAGCTGTGGGCCTTCATGCTGGACTACGAGAATCTGGAGAGAGTGAGTgagcctctctgtgtgtgtcagtgtcagcgtgtgtgtgtgtgtgtgagtgtgtgagtgtgtgtgtctgtgtgtcagtgtgtgtgtgcgtttcagtgtgtgtgtgtgtgtctgtgtgtctgtgtgtcagtgtgtgtgtgtgtgtgtgtgtgtgtgtgcgtttcagtgtgagagtgtgtcagtgtgtgtgtgtgtgtctgtgtgtgtgtgtgtttgtatatgtgtgtgtggagtgtgtgtgctgtgtgtcacacactcacacacacaagacagggtgacagtgtgtgtgtcagtgtgtgtgtgtgtgtgtgtgtgtgtgtgtgtgtgtgtgtgtgtgagtgtgtgtgtgtgtgtgtgtgtgtgtgtgagtgtgtgtgtgcgtttcagtgtgagagtgtgtcagtgtgtgtgtgtgtgtgtgtctgtgtgtgtgtgtgtgtgtgtgtctgtgtgtcagtgtgtgtgtgtgtgtgtgcatttcagtgtgagagtgtgtcagtgtgtgtgtgtgtgtgtgtgtgtgtgtgtgtctgtgtgtatgtgagtgtgtgtgtgtgtgtgtgtgtgtgtgtgtgtttgtgtgtgtgtgtgtgtgtgtgtgtgtgtgtgtgtgtgtgtgtgtgtgtgtgtgtgtgtgtgtgtgtgcgtgtgtcgtGTTGGACGTTTGTGTAAACcatgcaaacacttttttttaaaaaaaaaattacaggtagatgCAGTTACCAGGTTTTTCAAAAATTTCGTAAAGCAGTTTGTCCTGTTAACCAGGACAGATATTGTCAGACTACACCCAAGacagttgagtgtgtgtttgcatgtctAAAGCCCTGTGCTtgtctctgtctgcctgtatAATCTGTACAATGCTGCACTAACACGACGataaaagcacattcacacacaatttaaacagaatGATTAAAAACAGCTAAACTAGAAGACACCCACATACATGtgattaataacatcattaatacctcatgcagaaagccatcccTACAATGGAAGATGTAACACTTCTGTTACATTAATTGCATCCCTACGAAAAACCTGGTGAGACAGATCCTGTTCTTTCCCTTCTGTGATGTGTAAGTGCATAAACTAAGCCTGGCTATCGAGGAGCTGCTGCATAACTTCAAAGCTCtgttgttgtctgtctgtctgtctgtctgtcttcattCTCTTCAGGAAATTGCCGAGCCGCTGTTTAATTTGAAGCTGGCCATGCAGCAGCTGGTTAGCAACAAGACATTCCGCTGTATCCTAGCAACAGTGCTGGCCATTGGAAACTTCCTTAATGGTTGCAAAGTAAGTTTATGTGATTAGTTagagacacttactgtaaagtaTAATCTATTTTTTGAACTATTCATTTTGATATTTGAATCACACTTCATTCTAAACCAGTTCAGGGCACTGATGGATGGGCGCTCATGTTATCATAATAATCTGACAAAAATATTTGTGTAAAATCAGGTTTAGCCGTGTATAATCTGAAATGGGCAGGTTGCAAAATCAGTCCGAAATCAACTGGGCTCTTCGGAACGTTTTCTCAGGAGCGTTCGCCAGGAGGAGAAAAGAAacccagatcacactccctcctgcagcaacGACTGGATCTAGGCAGGAGAAATGTGATTCTTTTAACTTTCATGAAgccctgggatcagcctagttgtCCTTCCCTGTAATATGCACCTTGACCTGGCGTGTCAATGAAATTGTAAAGCAGTTGGGCCAGCCTCCGCTGTGCAAAGCGCTGTACTGAGCGAGTGATCTGCCGTTGCTGTTCAGGCAAAGGGGTTTGAGCTGGGTTACCTGGAGAAGCTGCCCGAAGTGAGAGACACTGTATCCCGGCAGCCGCTGCTCCATCACACCTGCACCATCCTGGTAGAGAGCTTCCCGGAGACCACAGACCTGCACTCAGAGATACCAGCCCTCACCAAGTCTGCCAGGGTAATGCCTGTCTGCCCGGGCTAACTTGTCtctgcgtgtgtctgtctgtcaggctGTCTGGGcaacctgtctgtctgctagGTGGGCttgcctgtatgtgtgtgtgctcatgGAAATTGATTTGCTGTCTGTTTGTTCTACGCTaacctgtctgtttgtctgtctgtctctgtgcatGGGTAGACTGTCTGTTCGCAACTTACACAAATTAGGCTTGCAGAAAGAATTCCACGTGGAGGTTTTCACTCTTGTGGTTTGTAATGTCACAGAACCCCTTGATGGAatgtatttctattattattgtgtatatatGCATGAGAAATGATAGGCTAATTGTAGGACCTGTCAGCCAATCACAGTTCGTCTGCATTGTGCCAAAACaaacaatcataaaaacaaaaaaacacttgtgacATCAACTGTGTCATATTGAGTTTCTACCCTGCTCAATATTCTCAATATCGGTACCGTTGATGTCAGCTAAAAACAATGTCTTTTAATTCCCTTCCATTGCAAAGTCAATTCAAACTTGTGACATCACAGATGGTCATGTATCTTTGCCATGCCATCAACCTTCTCTCTTGTTTCAATGAGAATTGCAATGGACTAAATATTGGTTTATAGCCTGGCCCTATCACCTCGAACCCTCTTATTGAGTACCCTAATCCTGACCTCTCTCCCCTCTTAGGTGGATTTCTCTCAGCTGCATTCAAACCTGGAGCAGCTGGAGGCCCGCTGCAAAGCGTCGGGGGAACATCTGAAGGTGATTGGCCGACGGGAGGGCGGGGGCAGGCTGAAGAGCCAATTAGGTGCCTTCGTCAAAGACTCGACTCAGCGCGTGAGCATCCTGAGGGCAGTCTACCGAAGAGTCATCAACAGGTACTGACTGCAGctaaactccttttaagatttaaaagaATTCTTCTTggttccaggctaaatagatttGTTTCTTTCAGTCTGTGTAGCCCAGTCCTTTAAGTTCTGGGTTTAGTCTGGTTTACTCTCTCCaaggccacaatgtccctttggtgctaAGGGGACCTGAATTGGACTccccagtgcattatacaacatAACccccttggatttgtactctacacttttggttATATACCCAAGTGTTCACTTTGCCATTTTCATTGCTTCACCACAGTGAGATTACTACAAtaccaaggtctttctcttgggggcaggggggaggtggggggggtcTGTTCTAGTTCTATACCACTCATCTGGTATTTGGCTCTTACAGTTTTGTTGTTCGTTTGTAATCCTGTTTGCTTTTGAGGTTCCACTCGTTCCTGCTCTTCCTGGGGTACCCCCGCTCTGCGGTCAAGGAGATGAGCGCTGGGCGCTTCTGTAAGACTGTCAGTGACTTCGCTCTGGAGTACAGGACATCCAGAGCTCACATCCTGCAACGCAAAGAGAGGCACAGGGAGAGAGAGGTAAGAGGCATTGAAAAGAAGTaagagggagtgggagggaggTGAGAAAGAGGTAATagggaggggagagaggtaagaggagggagagaggggaaggagggagggggagataGAGGTAatagggagaggagagagggaaagagggagagaagagaaagGTAATGGGGAGAGAGGGataggagggaggggagagaggggtaggagggaggggagagaggtaaGAGGAGGGAGTGaggggaaggagggagggggagagagaggtaatagggagaggagagagggggagagggagggaagaGAAAGGTAATGGGGAGAGAGGGATAGGAGGGAGGGGAAAGAAGGgtaggagggaggggagagaggtaagaggagggagagaggagaaggagggagggggagagagaggtaatagggagaggagagagggggagagggagggaagaGAAAGGTAATGGGGGAGAGAGGGgtaggagggaggggagagaggtaagaggagggagagaggggaagaggagTGGATAGGAGAGGTAAGTAGGATTTGGCAATACACTGTTGAATTTAATAGCTTTCAAAGTGGAGAGAGAGGATCAGGGAAGAGAGATacaaggagagggagagaaggagaaagggGGTGAGTGGGAGGGGGAGGTAATGAGAGGCAACGCGTCAGTGACAGCCAGTTTCTGGCTGGGATTCTGGAACTCAAGCTGTGTGTGTCGCATAGGGTTGCAATGGGAGTGTGAGTGCGAGCCCCTCTACTCCTCACGGGGGGGACCCCACACTGCAACAGCACCAGAACATGAAGGAGGTCCTCAGCACTCCCGAAATAAGCCGGCGCCTCGACCTGTCCCTGCCCCGCCCCCGGCACAAGAACAGGGAGAGCACAGGGACCGGCCCAGGCAAGCTGAAAACGCAGTGAGGTAAACACTCTTCAGATACTATCCACAATCTTACCGTGCACAGCGcaggttacagtatttgcatCTAACAATATAGCTCCATGCATTTTCCCCACCAGTCTGTTCATTCTCTAGAcatcaagtgtgcagttttgaaagaaacacaagtttTAGCATGCAAGCTTCTTAACCACGCTGCAAGAGCCAAGCTCGTCTATGTTAGTGGTCAAATCCTCCTTCTGCCACCTCCGAAGCATCTCAAAGGTCtgtgctttcaatgctcttcaagcctgatatctgttattagctgttgtctaaattgctgttTCAGTATTTCACTCCctcttattcatatgattctgtatgacacacacatccacaatatttagaattcacatcctagccttgtatttagtGTAATATTCCTCTAttcaatgtatttgcattgtttttcactatatgtaatgtattatgcattgctcctcactatcttgtaaagcgctttgtgatggtggtccactatgaaaggcgctatataaaatgaaGATTGATTGATAGAGCTTTTAACTTCGTCTCATCTCACTTACAGGGGGAAGAATCTGtaggcagtgcatcacacagctcTGCCTGCTACCAGAGCAGTACAGGCCTGTCTTGGGTTCCCAGGCTGTGTTCCCATGAAACTGCAGCGGCTTACATGACAGAAACCACCAGACTGGGGAGGAGACACCCGGGGGAAGTGTTTAGCTGTGACACAGAGCTGTCGACACACTTCATGTCATAAAATatgagacaaaaaagaaaaaaaaaatctattccagTATTAatctataaattatattattattatacaaaatacaataattgttTTCACAACCtatataattaaagttgtatatGTATAACCTATAAATGTAGTACCTAACGTGTGCATTTATCTATAATTTTCACCACCAAGTAATTTTGAATCATTTTGGATCTAAATAAAAGGAGATATTTTCAAGGAGCAAACGCAGGGAAGctactaaataaaacaacaaacacgcAGTTTGTAGATCCACCAAAACAGACGATGTAGAGAAAACAACTCAATTACACTGTacttaaatgttgtttttgcattgtaaccTGTATTGCCCTGTAtagtctgccaaataaactaataatcaaatatccaatgtgtgtgtgtttttttttttttttgtattgattcgaaatgtaattttaatatttgaGGTCAGATAAATCGTTGTCCAAAATGATCTCAAAAGACACCACCTCGATTAGCACGTCAAATAcgaacatatatatttttttttaataacgttttttttttttttttttttttaattgctcgtATTTGACTTGTTTTGAAGTGGTGAACCGCGACTTGAGTCTATCTGTgaggtaaataaatcaataaatcattttttagaGAACGGCGGGGCGGGTTGTTTCTGCCACCAATGAGATTTTGGTTGCCCAGAGCGCAAGGTTATCTGTTTCCACATCACAGCCGCCATTTCGTGAGGAGAGTCTGAGCCGAGGAATTGCAGGCGCGGAGAAATTCAATCCGACTTAACAGACAACGCGAAATAACACCGCCAATtgcgctgttttttattttattttttaaatatatatatatataaactcctGGTGAGTATTTTGTTTCTTGAGTCCATAgagctttattaaataaaaaaaaaattaatgtgaaATAAAACCTATTAAAAATGCCCAAaaacgggttttttttttttgcaaggtggCGGATACCGCGGTAGCtactgcttattttttattttttttttattttttattttttttttttgtgtcgaAGATTCTACATGTAGGacctatccttttttttttttaacttggggTTTCAACAGGCGGGGGGGAGGTACATGCCATGTACGGTATTTCATATCTTATTTTTGTGAACAAAGACTTAAGATTTTTAGATAAGGAGCTGCGTTTGACTGCGTGGTTTGTGATTTGAAACTATTCTTTATATcaggaatatttatttttttttttttttttttttttttggagtacgGTTGATGTGTTTTGTACACTGTCAAATAAAGTACGCTGCAAAATTTTAAAGTAATAACAcggtgaaacatttttttttttttttattttttttttttttataaaggattTTTCTTCCGAAGAACGGAACCTAAGGATGTGTTTTTGCGCCAAATACAAGCAGGCCTCAAAATATAAGCAACGCTTCCTAAAACAATATCAAACGCGTTGAACGCTAAATAATCTTTTTCATTAAATGCATACGGTTGATattctgtgtctgtttgtgtgtgtatctatatatgcATATCGAAATTATCTGTATGCATATCGAAATGTAGTAAAACGACCTACACACTCTTAGGCCCATTTCGCTTGTgtaataaaatttatatataatgCACCACAATTGAATTACACaagcgaatatatatatatgaactaatGAAGTCAGTGCAGTAGTGATGTGttgcaacattaaaaacaaaaccgtaTAGCTGTAGCCGAATtatagtacaaaaaaacaaaacacgtcaTTATGCTCGCCTGGCAATTTTGCACACGAACTAGCTAAATTTAAGCTGCGTATAaattactgatttatttgttttcgTATAGTCTGCTGCGGCAGTTTTATTAGCCGTCGTCGAAAACAATCGGTTTGATGTGTTAACGTTATGAAATATAATTATTAGCATTCGTATTTCCTAGACAATAAGCAGTATagcttcatttaaaatatttcaggCAGTTGCTGTTGGTTACATGCAGCGAGATTTCAGAATTTAGGTATTGCTGTTTGGgatatctgtattttatatatatatataatactatgcAATTCTTACTGCATTACAGTAGTATTTATTGTAGCGCCCACTCCTGTGCAGATGCTGCATTTGCGGGCAGCTTGCTGTGCAAGAGTGCGTTTTGTAGacactttttattaaattataaaccaCACAACTGCACAACTTACCTAAAAATCTGTGTTCacctcttgtgttttttttttttttaatgctctcattagtatctattaAATTCAGCATCTGTCAGTTTTGGCAGATTCtactgaaaactaaaaaaaaaaaaaaaaaaaaaaaaaaaaaaagccacaacaTTCATCTCAAGGGCTGCAGTGAAATGTACTGTCTTTAATTTGGACTTTAGCAAAGACTGCATGAATACATTAATTATTCTAGATGGTAATTTGTAGCCAGTCAGCATTTTTGTAAGTAGAACacttgtacaataaaataaacattttacttcaTCGCTGTCAATTTCAGGCAGAGCTTCATGGTCGACAGGGTGACGCAGCTGAgaatttttttcctctgtcatcctgtGTGGTGCT is drawn from Polyodon spathula isolate WHYD16114869_AA chromosome 55, ASM1765450v1, whole genome shotgun sequence and contains these coding sequences:
- the LOC121307370 gene encoding FH1/FH2 domain-containing protein 3-like; the encoded protein is MKQGSTCWPCTKGGESYASGCSSPSYKASLDESWDVLLKSTPHLRLNTLDFSDLWEDEDPGLDSNEDGDVASEVFASPVGWANPTAPPPPPLPPPPPPPCPMTAAKDSGATPTKGRTLRLYWNELCDLPTLPKVSRFGKQTIWATLEPVNVDTNQLQHLFESKSGGLAAFKCKASTGQKQLNVLELKRSNIINITLSSLPPPHIIREAVVNMDQSVLDREDLQKLVSLIPTEEELLLIKEAQKKNPSLPLGSAEQSLLTLGSVQHLSARLELWAFMLDYENLEREIAEPLFNLKLAMQQLVSNKTFRCILATVLAIGNFLNGCKAKGFELGYLEKLPEVRDTVSRQPLLHHTCTILVESFPETTDLHSEIPALTKSARVDFSQLHSNLEQLEARCKASGEHLKVIGRREGGGRLKSQLGAFVKDSTQRVSILRAVYRRVINRFHSFLLFLGYPRSAVKEMSAGRFCKTVSDFALEYRTSRAHILQRKERHREREGCNGSVSASPSTPHGGDPTLQQHQNMKEVLSTPEISRRLDLSLPRPRHKNRESTGTGPGKLKTQ